GCCAGATCGGTTCCCCGTTTTCACAGGCAACGTCACATGACAGGGGGCAACGGGCCTTTTGCGTTCCCGCGCCCCACGCTTCCCAAGACCAAAAGCATTGTACGTTTCCCGCCCTGGATTTTTTATGCGCTACCGCGCAGCTCACTTGAGCGCGTTGGCACCGCACTACCCGTCTCTACGTGCATAGATCGGGGCATCCAGAACAATTGGTTAGTGTACTTGACTTGGAATAGTCTCATGTCTTGCAAAGTCCGAAGACCCTGCAGGCATCTTCTCACGCGAAGATGCCAACATGACACTGATGTGTATCTCTCTAAACGATGTAAAAAGCAGCCGAAGCTGCCAACGTCCAACAGGACGATCAAGCACATGACCCATGTGCTTGATGATCGTGTTGGTCTTTCAAACTGCAACATCTCGACGATGTGCCGGGTGGAGCCACCCGCCAATCGACTTGACGATTGGCGCATAAAACAACCCTGGGCTTCACCAATGCGAAGCGTAGCTGGGTCTTGGTGGAGCCACCCGCCAATTCGCTTGCGAATTGGCGCATAATAAATCCTAGGAGCCACCATGACGAGGCGAAGCCCTGCCGCGCAGCATGGCTGCTTGGCATCAATCCCTAAAAACGATCCCCCGGATCGTTTTTGCGAGCTGCGCTCGCCGGGTTTGATGGTGGAGCCTAGGAGGATCGAACTCCTGACCTCCTGAATGCAAATCAGGCGCTCTCCCAGCTGAGCTAAGGCCCCGTTCTTGAGTGTCGCCTGCGGCGACGCACGCTTCGCGCCGCGCCTTGCGCGGTGGCAGCAAAGCTGCCGGGCACTCAGCACAAAACAAAACCATGCTTGATCGCAGCCCGCCGGAGGTAATGGTGGGTCGAGGAGGACTTGAACCTCCGACCTCACGCTTATCAGGCGTGCGCTCTAACCACCTGAGCTACCGACCCAAAGTTCAGACCGGTAGGCCTGCGGTTCTTCTTGAAGAGATATGAGGACGGTCCGGTTCGTTTATGTGACTTTGATTGTCACTGCTAAGTGTTTCACGAGATGGGCAAGCCCATCTGCCAGAAACATCCTTAGAAAGGAGGTGATCCAGCCGCAGGTTCCCCTACGGCTACCTTGTTACGACTTCACCCCAGTCGCTGAGCCTACCGTGGTTGGCTGCCTCCATTGCTGGTTAGCGCACCACCTTCGGGTAGACCCAACTCCCATGGTGTGACGGGCGGTGTGTACAAGGCCCGGGAACGTATTCACCGCGGCATGCTGTTCCGCGATTACTAGCGATTCCGACTTCATGGGGTCGAGTTGCAGACCCCAATCCGAACTGAGATGGCTTTTAGGGATTATCCCTCTGTCACCACCATTGTAGCACGTGTGTAGCCCAACCCGTAAGGGCCATGAGGACTTGACGTCATCCACACCTTCCTCCGACTTATCATCGGCAGTCTCCCCAGAGTGCCCAACTGAATGCTGGCAACTGGGGACGTGGGTTGCGCTCGTTGCCGGACTTAACCGAACATCTCACGACACGAGCTGACGACAGCCATGCAGCACCTGTGTGGGGTCCAGCCGAACTGAAAGAACCATCTCTGGTTCCGCGACCCCCATGTCAAGGGTTGGTAAGGTTCTGCGCGTTGCTTCGAATTAAACCACATGCTCCACCGCTTGTGCGGGCCCCCGTCAATTCCTTTGAGTTTTAATCTTGCGACCGTACTCCCCAGGCGGAATGCTTAATCCGTTAGGTGTGACACCGACAAGCATGCTTGCCGACGTCTGGCATTCATCGTTTACGGTGTGGACTACCAGGGTATCTAATCCTGTTTGCTCCCCACACTTTCGCACCTCAGCGTCAGTATCGAGCCAGTGAGCCGCCTTCGCCACTGGTGTTCCTGCGAATATCTACGAATTTCACCTCTACACTCGCAATTCCACTCACCTCTCTCGAACTCCAGACTGATAGTTTTGGAGGCAGTTCCGGGGTTGAGCCCCGGGATTTCACCCCCAACTTTCCAATCCGCCTACGCGCGCTTTACGCCCAGTAATTCCGAACAACGCTAGCCCCCTCCGTATTACCGCGGCTGCTGGCACGGAGTTAGCCGGGGCTTCTTTACTGGGTACCGTCATTATCTTCCCCAGCGAAAGAGCTTTACAACCCTAAGGCCTTCATCGCTCACGCGGCATGGCTAGATCAGGGTTGCCCCCATTGTCTAAGATTCCCCACTGCTGCCTCCCGTAGGAGTCTGGGCCGTGTCTCAGTCCCAGTGTGGCTGATCATCCTCTCAAACCAGCTATGGATCGTCGGCTTGGTAGGCCATTACCCCACCAACTACCTAATCCAACGCGGGCCGATCCTTTGCCGAAATTCTTTCCCCCGAAGGGCACATACGGTATTAAACCCAGTTTCCCAGGACTATTCCGTAGCAAAGGGCACGTTCCCACGCGTTACTCACCCGTCCGCCGCTAGGACCGAAGTCCTCGCTCGACTTGCATGTGTTAAGCCTGCCGCCAGCGTTCGTTCTGAGCCAGGATCAAACTCTCAAGTTGAAACGGACATGGTCCGTATCCTTGACGTCAAACCCAAGCACATATCAACACGTCCAGACCTAAGCCCAAACGCGTTACCCTGTTCATGTGCCTCCAGTCCAAAGAACCGAAAGCCGCATAAACAGTGAAGCTGACATTCCCATCATCGAGACGCTTCCGCACCCCTAGAGAACCGATATGTGTCAGGCCGATCCATCGAAATGAACCAAACCGCCCACATATCTCTTCAAGTTTCCAAAACTGTCAAACAAAACCACAACAAAAGACAATACCACACAGGCCAGCACCAATAACGGCGCAACCCATGCAACCTCGCCTCCCATCATGATAGCCAAAACAACAAACGTCCGCCGTCCCAGCCAACCAGCAACGTCCCCGCCGCCGGTGAAGCGCTATCTAGGGAATCTGGTTTCGGGGCGCAAGCCGAAAAAGCTAAACCAGTGACAAAAAATTTGGCTAACGCTAGGTCAACCGCCTCATGCGCTAGTCATCGAAGAGTTCCGATTGCCCGCGGGGTGGGAAATGTGCGGCATCCGGGCTGTCATCCGCCTCTGTCTCTGTGCCCGTTGGCATCGCCATGCCCGACATGGGCCGACTGTCGAGCAGCCCTGCGGCCCGCAATTCTTGCAACCCCGGCAGATCGCGGGCTGATTCGAGGCCGAAATGATCCAGAAAGGAATCGGTCACGACAAAGGTAACGGGTCGCCCCGGGGTCTGGCGGCGACGCCCAAGGCGCACCCAGCCCAATTCCAGCAACTGGTCCAAAGTGCCACGCGACACGGCCACGCCGCGGATTTCTTCGATCTCGGCACGGGTTGCAGGCTGGTGATAGGCAATGATTGCCAATGTTTCGATGGCCGCGCGCGACAATTTGCGCTGCTCGACCCGTTCGGATTGCATAAGCCAAGCCAGATCGGGGGCGGTGCGCAGCGCGTATTTGTCGCCCACCCGCACAAGCTGGACCCCGCGGCTGGCGTAGTGCTGGCGCAGCCGCGCCAACACTTCCGGCACATCGCAGCCTTGCGGCAGACGCGCGGCGATTTCCGCGCTGCAGAGCGGCTGCTCGCAGGCGAAAAGTATCGCTTCGACCATGCGTTCCTGTGCGGCAAAGGACGGGGCCGATTCGCCGCCTGCATCGAGACCCTGCATCACACCCCTTCCCTGCCGCGCAGATGTAGCGGCGCAAAGGCTTCCAGCTGGCGCAGTTCTACCCGGCCCTGTTTCGCCAGTTCCAACGACGCGGCAAAGGTCGAGGCCATGGCCGAACGGCGCCGGTCTGGGGCGCTGGCCCAGCCCTCGGGCAGGAAGCGCGCAAGATCAGCCCAATCAAGCGTGACCGGCAAAAGCTGCGACAGTCGTTCCAAGGCCGCGTCGAGCGCGTAGATATCGCTGCGGTCGAACGCATAGGGGCGGAACTCGTCGCGGGTGCGCAGCCTGGCATAGGCGCGCATCAGGTCCAGCAGACTGGCCTGCATTTCGGTCCGGCGCGTGA
This genomic window from Roseibaca calidilacus contains:
- the scpB gene encoding SMC-Scp complex subunit ScpB; this translates as MQGLDAGGESAPSFAAQERMVEAILFACEQPLCSAEIAARLPQGCDVPEVLARLRQHYASRGVQLVRVGDKYALRTAPDLAWLMQSERVEQRKLSRAAIETLAIIAYHQPATRAEIEEIRGVAVSRGTLDQLLELGWVRLGRRRQTPGRPVTFVVTDSFLDHFGLESARDLPGLQELRAAGLLDSRPMSGMAMPTGTETEADDSPDAAHFPPRGQSELFDD